From Acidobacteriota bacterium, one genomic window encodes:
- a CDS encoding VOC family protein: MDTTTNAINWFEIPARDIERSKTFFETIFQIEMQPTPLPMMFTFPYAPGSGKATGAIMMHEKYVPSATDGVTIYLNANPDIQAVIDRIEPAGGKILIPKTQISPEIGYMCFFLDTEGNRLALMARN, from the coding sequence ATGGACACGACGACAAACGCAATCAACTGGTTCGAGATTCCGGCGCGAGACATCGAGCGCTCGAAGACGTTTTTCGAAACTATTTTCCAGATCGAAATGCAGCCGACGCCGCTGCCGATGATGTTCACGTTCCCGTACGCGCCCGGCAGCGGAAAGGCGACCGGCGCGATTATGATGCATGAAAAGTACGTTCCCTCGGCGACCGACGGCGTGACGATCTATCTCAACGCAAATCCGGATATTCAGGCCGTGATCGACCGTATCGAACCTGCCGGCGGCAAGATCCTGATCCCGAAAACGCAGATCAGCCCGGAGATCGGGTATATGTGTTTCTTTCTGGATACCGAAGGCAACCGGCTCGCCTTGATGGCGCGAAACTGA
- a CDS encoding MmcQ/YjbR family DNA-binding protein produces MDLQGLRRFCLSLPGATEDVKWGDDLCFSVGGKMFCVTGFEPGSSVSLKVRDEEFAELCETENIEPAAYVGRYKWISVGNCERFSNDEWHHYVRQSYDLIASKLPAKLRPLN; encoded by the coding sequence ATGGATCTGCAAGGGCTGCGAAGGTTTTGTCTGTCGCTTCCCGGCGCGACCGAGGATGTAAAATGGGGCGACGATCTCTGTTTTTCGGTTGGCGGGAAGATGTTCTGCGTAACCGGTTTCGAACCCGGTTCAAGTGTTTCGCTCAAGGTTCGGGACGAGGAATTTGCTGAACTCTGCGAAACGGAAAACATTGAACCTGCGGCGTATGTCGGTCGTTATAAATGGATCAGCGTGGGTAATTGCGAACGATTCAGCAACGATGAATGGCATCATTACGTTCGGCAGAGTTACGATCTGATCGCGTCAAAACTCCCCGCGAAACTTCGTCCATTGAACTAA
- a CDS encoding TfoX/Sxy family protein → MFDETLENRIALCFEQRGAHFETKKMFGGVCFLVDGKMCVGIVKDSLMVRFDPARSVEILERDGAREMDFTKRPMKGYAFVDAGHISTASELSVWIDLALEFNPRAKSSRKEKKQYG, encoded by the coding sequence ATGTTCGACGAAACTCTCGAAAACAGGATCGCGCTCTGTTTCGAACAGCGCGGCGCTCACTTCGAAACGAAAAAGATGTTCGGCGGCGTTTGTTTTCTGGTCGACGGCAAAATGTGCGTCGGGATCGTCAAGGACTCGTTGATGGTTCGCTTCGATCCCGCGCGAAGCGTTGAAATTCTTGAACGGGACGGTGCGCGCGAGATGGATTTCACGAAACGGCCGATGAAGGGTTACGCATTTGTCGATGCCGGACATATTTCGACCGCGAGCGAACTCTCGGTCTGGATCGATCTGGCGCTCGAATTCAACCCGCGCGCCAAATCTTCAAGAAAGGAGAAAAAGCAATATGGATGA
- a CDS encoding ankyrin repeat domain-containing protein, whose translation MNKDRIINLIGRGRTDLVVELLRLPDWRESLDAGPVKLLQWLVYYDDVTALRLILANGGTLDSIDIDEELGNAAFMGHWKTVDFLLKNGADPKFADALTGETALHSSLAKAGRPFFIFTIKLLVENGANPNARTIPGVETGAFMRDVRTKGETPLHRAAAYSDAETIRYLIEKGADREARDANGDSPLTWASEHLRPGEILDLLQFGEFRISEKSVKTMISDHGAGWGYGMEWNALGEFLPESVEDF comes from the coding sequence ATGAACAAGGACCGAATTATCAATTTGATCGGCCGCGGAAGAACCGACCTCGTGGTTGAACTTCTGCGGCTTCCGGATTGGCGCGAATCGCTCGACGCCGGGCCGGTGAAGCTCCTGCAATGGCTCGTCTATTACGACGACGTCACGGCATTGCGGCTGATCCTCGCGAACGGCGGGACGCTCGATTCGATCGACATTGACGAGGAACTCGGCAATGCCGCGTTTATGGGACATTGGAAAACGGTCGATTTTCTCCTGAAAAACGGCGCGGACCCGAAGTTCGCCGACGCGTTGACGGGAGAAACGGCGCTCCACAGTTCGCTCGCGAAGGCTGGGCGGCCGTTTTTCATTTTTACGATCAAACTGCTCGTCGAAAACGGCGCGAATCCGAATGCCAGAACGATTCCGGGCGTCGAAACCGGAGCGTTTATGCGCGACGTGCGGACGAAGGGCGAGACACCGCTGCATCGAGCGGCGGCCTATTCGGATGCCGAAACGATCCGGTATCTAATTGAGAAAGGCGCCGATCGCGAAGCGCGCGATGCGAACGGCGATTCGCCCCTAACCTGGGCGAGCGAACATCTACGTCCCGGCGAGATCTTGGACTTGCTCCAATTTGGCGAATTTCGGATCTCCGAAAAGTCGGTTAAGACGATGATCAGCGACCACGGCGCCGGTTGGGGATATGGGATGGAATGGAACGCTCTCGGCGAGTTTCTGCCGGAGAGCGTGGAGGATTTTTGA
- a CDS encoding transcription initiation protein — protein sequence MPEYMLILHESTTGFADMSAEDIENVIAEYMAWSQSVAEKGKMVGGNKLRDEGGKMLTVTGGKLRVTDGPFAEAKEVIGGYFTINADDYDDAIETAQSCPHLKYGGRIELREIEPTE from the coding sequence ATGCCTGAATACATGTTGATATTGCATGAGAGTACGACCGGATTCGCCGATATGTCGGCTGAAGATATTGAAAACGTGATCGCCGAATATATGGCGTGGAGCCAAAGCGTCGCCGAAAAAGGAAAAATGGTCGGCGGAAACAAACTTCGCGACGAAGGCGGCAAGATGTTGACGGTGACCGGCGGGAAATTGCGCGTGACGGACGGACCATTCGCCGAAGCCAAGGAAGTTATCGGCGGCTATTTCACGATCAATGCCGATGATTACGACGATGCGATCGAGACCGCCCAAAGCTGCCCGCATCTCAAATACGGAGGCCGGATTGAACTCCGCGAAATCGAGCCAACCGAATAA
- a CDS encoding sigma-70 family RNA polymerase sigma factor has protein sequence MNSAKSSQPNNTETADTVAHLFRHQAGRMTAALSRVFGLEHLELIEDAIQDAMVKALKLWPFRGIPDNPEAWLIRVARNGVIDNLRRDKRTEPLTDIEPESNDAIEVRFADELDEDVLRMMFACCSPRISGDSQVALTLRAIGGFNVREIAAAFLAQDEAIAKLLTRAKQKLRDSELEFPPPAEITERLEPVLKVLYLMFNEGYSTSNGESPVRNDLCFEAIRLAKLLAGHRLTGIPKVHAMLALFMFQTARIGARFDENGDILRLSEQDRGRWDKRMIADGLRHLRSSATGNELSEYHIEAEIASIHSLASDFESTDWKRLIGCYDRLAEYRPSPVVALNRAIARAKVFGYEISLRELEDLRVQLAEYPLFHIALADLKSEAGQIADARESYNRALQLTGNASMYRFLRRKIDES, from the coding sequence TTGAACTCCGCGAAATCGAGCCAACCGAATAACACCGAAACCGCCGACACGGTCGCTCATCTTTTTCGGCATCAAGCCGGACGGATGACGGCCGCTTTGTCGCGCGTTTTCGGCCTTGAACATCTCGAACTGATCGAAGACGCGATCCAGGACGCGATGGTCAAAGCGCTCAAACTCTGGCCATTTCGCGGAATCCCGGACAACCCCGAAGCCTGGCTAATCCGGGTCGCGCGCAACGGAGTGATCGACAATCTGCGGCGCGATAAGCGCACGGAACCGCTCACCGACATCGAACCGGAATCGAATGACGCGATCGAAGTCAGATTCGCCGACGAACTGGATGAAGACGTGCTGCGAATGATGTTCGCGTGCTGCAGTCCGCGAATCTCGGGCGATTCGCAGGTCGCGCTGACGCTCCGCGCGATTGGCGGATTCAACGTTCGCGAGATCGCCGCGGCGTTCCTCGCTCAGGACGAGGCGATCGCCAAGCTTTTGACGCGCGCGAAACAAAAGCTTCGCGACTCCGAACTCGAATTTCCGCCGCCGGCCGAGATCACCGAACGGCTCGAACCGGTCTTGAAAGTTCTGTACTTGATGTTCAACGAGGGTTACAGCACTTCAAATGGCGAGAGTCCGGTCCGAAACGATCTTTGCTTCGAAGCGATCCGCCTCGCAAAACTACTCGCAGGGCACAGGCTGACGGGCATTCCGAAGGTTCACGCGATGCTCGCGCTCTTTATGTTTCAAACCGCGCGGATCGGTGCGCGTTTTGACGAAAACGGAGATATTCTTCGGCTTTCGGAACAAGACCGCGGCCGGTGGGACAAACGGATGATCGCCGACGGTCTGCGCCACTTGCGGTCATCGGCAACTGGAAACGAATTGAGCGAGTATCATATCGAGGCCGAGATCGCGTCGATTCATAGTCTTGCATCGGATTTCGAATCGACCGATTGGAAACGACTCATCGGGTGCTATGATCGGCTCGCCGAATATCGGCCGTCGCCGGTGGTCGCGCTCAATAGGGCGATCGCGCGAGCCAAGGTCTTCGGCTACGAGATTTCGCTCCGCGAACTCGAAGATCTTCGGGTTCAACTCGCTGAATATCCTCTGTTCCATATCGCTTTGGCTGATTTGAAGTCGGAGGCCGGACAGATCGCGGACGCGCGGGAATCGTATAACCGAGCGCTTCAGCTTACGGGAAACGCGTCGATGTACCGATTTCTGAGACGTAAGATCGATGAATCTTGA
- a CDS encoding VOC family protein produces MDEGMPKHGEFCWTEVATGDLDAAMNFYRTVFGWTFKENNSVGEGMRYEEFSAANGNPIGGMYKISAEMYGDNPPPPHLINYIAVDDVDATAARAPEIGGAVVSGPMDVPNVGRMAVLQDPTGAKFAIITLGGGA; encoded by the coding sequence ATGGATGAAGGAATGCCAAAACACGGCGAGTTTTGCTGGACCGAGGTCGCGACCGGCGATCTCGATGCGGCGATGAACTTTTATCGGACGGTCTTCGGGTGGACGTTCAAGGAAAACAACTCGGTCGGCGAAGGTATGCGTTATGAAGAATTCAGCGCTGCCAACGGCAATCCGATCGGCGGAATGTATAAGATCAGCGCCGAGATGTATGGCGACAATCCGCCTCCGCCGCATTTGATCAACTACATCGCCGTCGACGATGTCGATGCGACGGCGGCACGCGCTCCGGAGATCGGCGGCGCGGTCGTCAGCGGTCCGATGGATGTGCCGAACGTTGGTCGAATGGCCGTTCTTCAGGATCCGACGGGCGCGAAATTCGCGATTATCACTTTGGGAGGTGGCGCGTAA
- a CDS encoding YdeI/OmpD-associated family protein yields MANAKSADEFFERTHRWGAELRTLREAVLSTGLVETLKWGHPVYTLDGKNVVGLGSFKSYFGLWFFQGALLTDPANRLINAQEGVTEAQRQMRFNSASEINRSLIIDYITEAIANHRSGKVIKPASKPLAVPPELESAFAADSDLRAAFDALGLTKKRDFAEYIETAKRAETKAQRLEKIVPMIREGRGLNDRYK; encoded by the coding sequence ATGGCGAATGCGAAATCTGCCGATGAGTTTTTCGAACGAACGCACCGCTGGGGCGCGGAACTCCGCACGTTGCGCGAGGCCGTGCTTTCGACCGGGCTCGTTGAAACCCTGAAATGGGGGCATCCGGTTTACACGCTCGACGGGAAAAACGTCGTCGGGCTCGGAAGCTTCAAGAGCTATTTCGGCCTCTGGTTTTTTCAGGGGGCGCTGTTGACCGATCCGGCGAACCGTCTGATCAATGCGCAGGAAGGCGTAACGGAGGCGCAGCGTCAAATGCGCTTCAATTCGGCGTCCGAGATCAATCGGAGTTTGATCATCGATTACATCACGGAAGCGATCGCCAACCATCGTTCGGGAAAAGTTATCAAACCCGCGAGCAAGCCGCTTGCGGTTCCGCCCGAACTCGAATCGGCGTTCGCGGCCGATTCGGATCTGCGCGCTGCGTTCGACGCGCTTGGACTGACGAAAAAACGGGATTTCGCCGAGTATATTGAAACTGCGAAGCGTGCCGAAACCAAGGCGCAGCGCCTCGAGAAGATCGTCCCAATGATCCGCGAAGGCCGGGGACTCAATGATCGCTACAAGTAA
- a CDS encoding VOC family protein has protein sequence MADFTTGNVGEFSWYELTTQNVDAAKPFYQELFGWTIEQSKLSPVPYSEITVNGTAVGGMMRIDEQWGEGWDKIPPHWMTYITVENVDATVEVIKANGGSLCFPAFDLPNIGRLAVCGDPSGAVFTIIQFNAPA, from the coding sequence ATGGCAGACTTTACTACCGGAAATGTCGGCGAGTTTTCTTGGTACGAACTCACGACCCAGAACGTCGACGCGGCAAAGCCGTTTTATCAGGAGTTATTCGGCTGGACGATCGAGCAAAGCAAGCTTTCACCTGTCCCGTACAGTGAGATTACGGTCAATGGAACCGCCGTCGGCGGAATGATGCGGATCGACGAACAATGGGGTGAAGGATGGGACAAGATCCCGCCGCACTGGATGACATACATCACGGTCGAGAACGTCGATGCGACGGTCGAGGTCATCAAAGCCAACGGCGGTTCGCTGTGCTTCCCGGCATTCGATCTGCCGAACATCGGGCGACTCGCCGTTTGCGGCGATCCTTCGGGCGCGGTCTTTACGATCATTCAGTTCAACGCCCCGGCTTGA